From Micromonospora echinaurantiaca:
CGGCGACGTCGGGGCGGGGCGCCACCAGCAGCAGCACCCCGAACCCGGCGAGCAGGAGCAGCAGCAGGAGAAACCGGACGGCCGACGGCTGCCCCCGCAGCCGCCGGACGGCGCGGATCATGCCCGGGCGGCGGCCACCGCGGCGCGGCGCTCGGAGCGGAGCCGGTCGGACCAGGTGTCGTCCAGCGGCGGCAGCTGGTGCACGCCGGCGGCCCAGCGCAGCAGCAGGTCGGCCAGGGCGGGGTTGCGGGCCAGTGCCGGCCCGTGCGAATAGGTGCCGAGCAGCTTGCCCCGCCAGGCGCCCTCGGTGGCGCCGTCGTTGCCGATGCCGGCGGTCACCCGGGCCAGCGGGGCGACCTCCGGGCCGAGGTGGGTACGGCCACCGTGGTTCTCGAACCCGCTCAGCGGGGGCAGGCCGAGCCGGGGGTCGATGTCGCCGGCCAACTCGCCGACGGCCCGGGTCGGACCCCGGTCGGAGGAGAGGTCGAGCAGCTCCAGACCGCGGTACTGGGTGCCCTTGGCGAAGAAGGAGGTGCCGAGCAGCTGGTAGCCGGCGCAGACGCCGAACACCACCGCCCCCTGGGCGACCGCCCGGTGCAGGCCGCCGTCGGCGATCAGCCGCTGCGCGCCGAGCGCCTGCGGACCGTCCTCGCCGCCGCCGATGAGGTAGATGTCGGCGGTGGCGGGCAGCCGCTCGTCGGAGCGGACCTCCAGCACCTCCACCGGCATCCGGCGCTGGCGGGCGCGGTGGGCAAGGATCAGCGCGTTGCCCCGGTCGCCGTAGGTGGAGAGCAGGTCGGGGTAGACCCAGACGATGCGCAGGCTCTCAGTTGACACGGTCCAACTCCGCTCGGATGTCCTGGAACGCGGTGTAGTTCGCGATGACCTCCAGCCGCCCCGGCGGCGCCGTCCGGACGGCCTCGTCGAACGTCCGCACGTGCTGGAAGGGCACCTGGTTGACGTCCAGCCGCACGGCCAGGTCGTACGCCCGGTCGCCGGTGATCAGCACCTGCCGGCCGCGCAGCGGGGAGAAGTCGACGTCGAACAGCCATGAGGTGTCCAGCCCGTCGGGGTCGCGAGCGTTGATCGACAGCAGCGTCGGCGCCTCGTCGGCCATGTCGAACGCCTCCAGCCAGCTGGCCGGGTTCTTGGCCAGCAGCAGCCGGATGTTGCGCCCGTCCCGCTCCACCTGCGCGTAGCGGCCGGCGACCGAGGCGACCGTGCCCAGCTGCAGCACCGCGTCGACCGGGCGGACGCCGAACTCGGCGGCGACGGCCAGCGCGGTGGCCGCGTTGCCGATGTTGACCTTGCCGGGCAGCTGGAGCTTGACCTTGTGCCAGGCGCCGGTCGGGTCGACCACGCCGTCGTCCTCGACCGTCCACTGCGGTTCCGGCCGGCGCAGCGGGCAGCCGCTGCACCACCACTGCTCGCCGGAGCGCTGGATGGTCGAGCCGCACTCGGGGCAGACCCAGGAGTCGTCGTGCCACCGTTGCCCGGCGCTGAACCAGGTGACGTGCGGCGGCTTGATCCGGTGGTCGTGGTTGGGCGGCGGGGACGCGGCCCACACCACCATCGGGTCGTCGGCGTTGGCGACCACCCGCACGTCGGGGTGCTTGACCAGGGCGGCCCGCCAGAGCTGCGCCATCATGGCGACCTCCTTGGCCCGGTCGAGCTGGTCGCGGGAGAGGTTCAGCAGCGCCACCACGTGCGGCTCGGTGGCCTCCAGCACCTGCGCGAGGTAGTGCTCGTCCACCTCCAGCACCGCGTACGGGGTGCTGCCGGCCTTGGCCAGCGCGGAGGTGTGCCCGGTGGGCATGTTGGCGCCGAAGGAGTTGGTGGCGACCCGGCCCAGCACGCCGACCGCCGCGGCGGCGAGCCGGGTGGTGGTGGTCTTGCCGTTGGTGCCGGAGATGAGCGCGATGGCGCGCCCGGCCGAGAGGTGCGCGAGCAGGTCGGGGTCGATCTTCAGGCCGATCCAGCCACCGATCACCGAGCCGTCGCCCCGGCCCGCGGCCCGCGACAGCGCCGCGGCCGTCCGGGACACGGAGCTGGCCACCTTCGCCCGCAGGGGCATCTTCGCGTCCGTCACCCGAGCGAGGTTACCGGACCGACGCCCCCGCCAGATCGCCGCCGAGGGCGAACCGTTCGGCCGGGGTGGCCCGGCGGGTGGGACGGATCGCGCTCAGCCGGATGGAGTCGATCTATGTCGGAAAGCGGACGCGGCCGGTGGGCCCCTTTCCCCCTCCACTCCGCTCCACCCCTTCTGACGTGCGGTTTTGCCCGCAGGACGGGCGCGCCACGCGGGCGTTTCTGGTTGCAGGTGGAGGGAAGTGGAGTAGAGTGGGGCCCAATGGTGAGGCCGGGAGGGCCCACCGGCCCGGGGGGTCAGCGGCGCCGCGAACGCCGCTCAAGGGCGAGGGGGTTGGGCCGATGTTCCTCGGCACCCACACCCCACGCCTGGACGACAAAGGCCGGTTGATCCTTCCGGCGAAGTTCCGGGACGAGCTGGCGGGGGGTGTCGTGATCACCAAAGGGCAGGAGCGCTGCCTCTACGTCTTCCCGATGCCCGAGTTCCAGCGGATCGCGGAGCAGTTGCGCGCGCAGCCGATGACCAGCAAGGCGGCCCGGGCCTACAGCCGGGTCTTCTTCGCCAGCGCCCACGACGAGGTGCCCGACAAGCAGGGCCGGGTGACCATCCCGGCCCACCTGCGGGACTACGCCGCGCTCGACCGGGACCTGGTGGTGATCGGCGCGAGCAGCCGGGTGGAGATCTGGGACAAGGCCGCCTGGGAGAGCTACCTCGCCGAGAGCGAAGACGACTTCGCCGACATCGAGGAGGGGGTGCTGCCCGGCGGACTGTAGGGCGTGACGGCGCCCGACGTACTGCGAGATCTCCAGCCGCTTTCGAGTTCCTGGCACCCCTTCCCCGGTGCCAGGCGCACGATCCAGTGGGAGGGCCGCGGCCTCCGGCGGGCGGGAGCGGATGGGGATCTGGCGGTACGACGGCACGGCGTCGTCCGACGACAGGACGCGGACGGAAGAACCGGCAACGAACCAGTGGGGGTCGACATGGGGGAGCTACGCGGCACGCACGTGCCGGTGCTGCTCGAGCGGTGTCTCGAGTTGCTCGCCCCCGCGCTGGGCCGGGGCGGCCGGACGGTCCACGTCGACGCGACGCTGGGTCTGGCCGGCCACGCCGAGGCGGTGCTGCAGGCGCATCCGGAGACGGTGCTGATCGGCCTGGACCGGGACACCGAGGCGCTCGCCCACGCGCGCGTCCGGCTGGCCCGCTTCGCCGACCGGGTCCACCTGGAGCATGCCGTCTACGACGAGCTGCCCGAGGTGCTCGACCGGCTGGGCTACCCGGGCATCGACGGGATCCTGTTCGATCTGGGCGTCTCGTCGTTGCAGCTCGACGCGCCCGACCGCGGGTTCGCGTACGCGCAGGACGCGCCGCTGGACATGCGGATGGACCAGACCCGGGGGGTGACCGCCGAGGAGGTGGTCAACACCTACTCCCACCCGGACCTGGCCCGGGTGCTGCGGGTCTACGGCGAGGAGAAGTTCGCCGGCCGGATCGCCTCGGCGATCCTCCGCGAGCGGGAGCGGGCTCCGATCACCTCGTCGGCCCGGCTGGCCGAGCTGGTCAGAGAGTCCATTCCGGCACCAGCCCGACGAACCGGGGGACACCCGGCAAAGAGAACGTTTCAGGCTTTAAGGATCGAGGTAAACAGGGAACTGGCGGCGCTGGAGACGGCGCTGCCGGCCGCGCTCGACCGGCTCAACGTGGGCGGCCGCATGGTGGTCCTGTCCTACCACTCGCTGGAGGACCGGCTCACCAAGGCGGCGCTCGCCGAGCGGGTGCGCAGCAAGGGCCCGATCGACCTCCCGGTCGAACTCCCCGGGTCCGGTCCGACGTTCCGGCTGCTCAGCCGGGGCGCCGAACTGCCGGGGGAGGTGGAGGTCGCCGCGAACCCGCGCGCCGCTTCGGTGCGGTTGCGGGCCGCGGAGCGAATCGACCCGAACGCCGAGCAGCAGGGGCGGACCGACCGCGAACGGTCCCGCCGCCGCGTCAAGGCGATGCACCAACCGGGAACGGGGTCGACCGCGGGAACCGTGGTGGACCCCGGGGGACGGGACAGGGACGGACGTAGAGGGGGAGGGACATGAGCATAGACAAGCGCGACCGCCGGGACGTGACCGGCGGCGGGCAGCGCGCACCGCGGTCGGGGGGCCGGACCGCGGCGGAGCGGGCCACGCGCGTCGGCACCGGCGCTCCGGGTACGGAGCGGGTGAGCCGGCTGGGGGAGACTCGCGCCCGGGGGGCGCGCGAGTTCCCGACCCAGGGCAGCGCCGCGCTCCGGCCGGCGGAGCGGGCCACCGCCACGGCGGCCCGGCCGCCGCGGCTGCGGGTGGCACCGCCGCCGCCGGTGCGGGTGCCGCGGGCGCCGTTCGCGGCGCTGATCGTGGTGCTGGTGGTCGGCGGGGTGCTCGGCATCCTGCTGGTCAACACGAAGATCAACGAGAACGCCTTCCGGCTGGAGCGGCTGCAGCAGCAGCAGGCTCAGCTCGACCTGGAGCAGCAGCAGCTGAAGAAGCAGATCGCCGACGCGGAGGCGCCGGGCAACCTGGAGGCCGCGGCCAAGGGGCTCGGCCTGGTCGAGGCGGGCGAGCCGGCGTACATCCGGCTGCCGGACGGCCAGCTGATCGGCGTGCCGCAGCCGGCCGACGGCGAGCCGTCGATCACCAGCCAGCAGGGCTCGGGGGGCTAGGACGGTGCCCCCGAGATCGGACGAACCGCGCCGGGACGCCACGGGCTCCCGGCGCGGCTCGTCGCGTGGCAGCGGTGGCCGGGGCACCGACCGCACGGCCGAGCCCGGCGTCGGCGGCATCTCCGACGCCCGGGCGTACACCCCCCGGGGGCGCACCATCCGGGAAGGCGCGGCCCGGGCCGACCGCGAGGAGCGGGCCGGCCGGCCGGAGCAGCGGCGCACCCCGCGCAGCACCCGCTCCGGCGACCCGTTCCGGCCCGCTCTCCAGGTGCTCGACGGCGGCCGGACCGGGGCCACCCGGGCCGGCCGGCGGGACGCGGCCGGCGGCCGGTCGGGGGTCGTCCGCACCGTCACGCCGCGCGCCCCGCGGGCGCCCAGGGACGACGAGCCGCCGGCGCCGCCCCGCCGGCGCACCCCGCCGCGCACCCCGCGCCGGCCGGACCGGTCGGCCGCCCGGCGGCCGGCCCGCAAGCCGCGCCGCCCGCCGAAGCTGGCCGACCCGGGCCGCCGGCTGCGGCTGGGCACCGTGCTGACCCTGGCGCTCTTCGCCACCATCGGTATCCGGCTGGTCTACCTCCAGGCGGTGGAGACCCCGGCGTACGCGGGCGGCGGCGTCGCCGACCGGACCCGGACGGTCACCCTGCCCGCGCCGCGCGGCGCGATCTATGACCGGGACGGCGCCGAACTGGCGCACAGCGTCGAGGCCCGGTACGTCTACGCCGACCCGACCCAGGTCAAGGACCCGCAGGCCACCGCGAAGGCGCTCTCGCCGCTGCTCGGCATCCCCGCCTCCGAGCTGGCCGGGCGGATGGCCCCGCGCAAGCGCCCGGACGGGGTCTGGTCGCAGTTCGAGTACCTGGCCCGCGGGGTGGAGATCGAGAAGGCCCGGCAGATCATGGAGCTCAAGCTGCCCGGCATCAACACCCACCGCGATGAGCGGCGCGAGGTGCCCGGCGGCGACCTGGCCGCCAACCTGATCGGGTTCACCAGCCAGGACATGAACGGGCTGGAGGGGCTGGAGGCCCGCTACGACGACCTGCTGCACGGCGAGGACGGCAAGCGGGTCTACGAGGTCGGCCTGGGTGACCTGGCCGCCCCGATCCCCGGCGGCTACAGCCGCACCACCCCGCCCAAGCCGGGCAGTTCGCTCCGGCTCACCGTCGACCGGGACTTGCAGTTCAAGGTGCAGCGGATCCTCAGCGAGGCGATGGCGCAGAGCAAGGGCAGCACCGGCGCCGCGGTGGTGATCGAGGTGGCCACCGGGGAGGTGCTGGCCCAGGCCAGCCACCCGACCTACAACGCCGCGAAGCCCCTGCCGAGCGACCCGGCCGACCGGGAGGACGCGGCCACCAGCTTCGTGGTGGACCCGGGCTCGGTGCACAAGGCGATCACCTTCGGCGCGGCGTTGCAGGAGGGGGTGATCACCCCGGACACCACGCTGCCGATCGCGAACAGCATCAAGATGGGCGACACCTGGTTCTCCGACACCCACCCGGCCAACGGGCGGCGGATGAGTCTGCCCGGGATGATGGCGTACTCGTCGAACGTCGGCACCATCGAGATCGCCGACAAGCTCGGCCGGGACCGGCTGATCGACTACCAGCGCCGGTTCGGGCTCGGCCAGGCCACCGGGGTGGGCATGCCCGGCGAGGCCAGCGGCCGGCTGCTGCCCGCCGACGAGTGGAGCGGATCGTCGTACGGGTCGGTGCCGATCGGGCACAGCGTGGACGCCACGCCGCTGCAGATGGCCGCCGCGTACGCGACGATCGCCAACAACGGCACCTACGTCCAGCCGCACCTGATCAAAGAGGTGATCGGGCCGGACGGCAAGCGCACGCCGGCCAAGGCGCCGGTCACCCGGTCGGTGCTCAGCCCGGAGAACGCGGCCGCGCTGCGCACCATCCTGGAGGCGGTGACCACCGTCGACGGGGCCACCGGCACGGCGGCGGCGATCCCCGGTTACCGGGTCGCCGGCAAGACCGGCACCGGCTGGCGGCTGGTCGACGGCAAGAAGCAGCCCGGCGAGGTGGCCTCGTTCATCGGGATGGCCCCGGCCGAGCAGCCCCGGTACGTGATCGCGGTCTTCGCGCACACCCCGTCGGGCGGGGGCGGGGACATCGCCGCCCCGGCGTTCCGCGAGATGATGCAGTTCACCCTGCACCACTACCGAGTGCCGCCGTCCGCCGCGGGCAAGGCCCCGAAGTTCGTGGTCTATCCCCGCTGACCAGGCATGGCGGGACATCATCGGTGAGTGCGGACGAACCACCGGGGCGGCTGTGCGGCCGGAACCGGACGACCGGGTAGGGTCTGACGCCGTGCCCGGCAATCCTCGCCCCCGTACCGTGATCGGCACCCGGCTCGGCGATCTCGCCGCCCTGCTGGCCGTGGAGCCTCCGGCCGACGCTGCCGACCCGGTGGTGACCGGCATCACGCACGCCAGCCAGGAGGTCCGCCCCGGCGACCTGTACGCGGCGCTGCCCGGCGCCCGCCGGCATGGCGCCGAGTTCACCGCCGGCGCGGCGGCGGCCGGCGCGGTGGCCGTGCTGACCGACCCGGCGGGCGCGGCCGCGGCGGCCGAGGCCGGCCTGCCGGCGCTGGTGGTGCCCGACCCGCGGGCCGTGCTCGGCGCCCTGGCCTCCGCCGTCTACGGCGACCCGACCGAGGCGCTGACCGTGATCGGGGTGACCGGGACCGCCGGCAAGACCTCCACCGCCTACCTGGTCGAGTCCGGGCTGCGCGCCGCCGGCCACACCACCGGCCTGATCGGCACCGTGGAGACCCGCCTCGGCGACCTGCGGATCGACAGCGTGCGCACCACGCCGGAGGCCACCGACCTGCACGCCATGCTGGCCGCCGCCCGCGAGCGCGGGGTCACCGCGGTGGTGATGGAGGTGTCCAGCCACGCGCTGGCCATGGGCCGGGTCGGCGGGGTCCGGTTCACCGTCGGCGGCTACACCAACTTCGGCTCCGACCACCTGGACTTCCACGCCGACTCGGCGGACTACTTCGCGGCCAAGGCGCAGCTCTTCGACGGCCGGTGCGCGGTGGAGGTGCTCAACCACGACGACCCGGCGCTGCGGCCGCTGTTCAAGCCGGCCACGGTGAGCTACTCGGCGGCCGGCGACACCGCCGCGACCTGGTGGGCCGACGGCATCGGCGGCGAGGGGTACGCGCAGCACTTCACCGCGCACGGCCCGGACGGCCTGGCGCTGCCCACCGGCGTGGCGCTGCCGGGGCGACACAACGTCGCCAACGCCCTGCTGGCCATCGCCATGCTGGTCGGCGCCGGGGTGGACCCGACCACCGCGGCCACCGGGGTGGCCGCCTGCGGCGGGGTCCCCGGCCGGCTGGAACTGGTGGCCGACGGCCCGGTGCGCGGGGTGGTCGACTACGCGCACAAGGCGGACGCGATCGTGGCCGCG
This genomic window contains:
- a CDS encoding peptidoglycan D,D-transpeptidase FtsI family protein — encoded protein: MPPRSDEPRRDATGSRRGSSRGSGGRGTDRTAEPGVGGISDARAYTPRGRTIREGAARADREERAGRPEQRRTPRSTRSGDPFRPALQVLDGGRTGATRAGRRDAAGGRSGVVRTVTPRAPRAPRDDEPPAPPRRRTPPRTPRRPDRSAARRPARKPRRPPKLADPGRRLRLGTVLTLALFATIGIRLVYLQAVETPAYAGGGVADRTRTVTLPAPRGAIYDRDGAELAHSVEARYVYADPTQVKDPQATAKALSPLLGIPASELAGRMAPRKRPDGVWSQFEYLARGVEIEKARQIMELKLPGINTHRDERREVPGGDLAANLIGFTSQDMNGLEGLEARYDDLLHGEDGKRVYEVGLGDLAAPIPGGYSRTTPPKPGSSLRLTVDRDLQFKVQRILSEAMAQSKGSTGAAVVIEVATGEVLAQASHPTYNAAKPLPSDPADREDAATSFVVDPGSVHKAITFGAALQEGVITPDTTLPIANSIKMGDTWFSDTHPANGRRMSLPGMMAYSSNVGTIEIADKLGRDRLIDYQRRFGLGQATGVGMPGEASGRLLPADEWSGSSYGSVPIGHSVDATPLQMAAAYATIANNGTYVQPHLIKEVIGPDGKRTPAKAPVTRSVLSPENAAALRTILEAVTTVDGATGTAAAIPGYRVAGKTGTGWRLVDGKKQPGEVASFIGMAPAEQPRYVIAVFAHTPSGGGGDIAAPAFREMMQFTLHHYRVPPSAAGKAPKFVVYPR
- a CDS encoding type 1 glutamine amidotransferase; this encodes MSTESLRIVWVYPDLLSTYGDRGNALILAHRARQRRMPVEVLEVRSDERLPATADIYLIGGGEDGPQALGAQRLIADGGLHRAVAQGAVVFGVCAGYQLLGTSFFAKGTQYRGLELLDLSSDRGPTRAVGELAGDIDPRLGLPPLSGFENHGGRTHLGPEVAPLARVTAGIGNDGATEGAWRGKLLGTYSHGPALARNPALADLLLRWAAGVHQLPPLDDTWSDRLRSERRAAVAAARA
- the mraZ gene encoding division/cell wall cluster transcriptional repressor MraZ, whose protein sequence is MFLGTHTPRLDDKGRLILPAKFRDELAGGVVITKGQERCLYVFPMPEFQRIAEQLRAQPMTSKAARAYSRVFFASAHDEVPDKQGRVTIPAHLRDYAALDRDLVVIGASSRVEIWDKAAWESYLAESEDDFADIEEGVLPGGL
- a CDS encoding UDP-N-acetylmuramoyl-L-alanyl-D-glutamate--2,6-diaminopimelate ligase, giving the protein MRPEPDDRVGSDAVPGNPRPRTVIGTRLGDLAALLAVEPPADAADPVVTGITHASQEVRPGDLYAALPGARRHGAEFTAGAAAAGAVAVLTDPAGAAAAAEAGLPALVVPDPRAVLGALASAVYGDPTEALTVIGVTGTAGKTSTAYLVESGLRAAGHTTGLIGTVETRLGDLRIDSVRTTPEATDLHAMLAAARERGVTAVVMEVSSHALAMGRVGGVRFTVGGYTNFGSDHLDFHADSADYFAAKAQLFDGRCAVEVLNHDDPALRPLFKPATVSYSAAGDTAATWWADGIGGEGYAQHFTAHGPDGLALPTGVALPGRHNVANALLAIAMLVGAGVDPTTAATGVAACGGVPGRLELVADGPVRGVVDYAHKADAIVAALAALRELSAGRLICVIGAGGDRDRGKRPVMGAAAAEGADVVLVTDDNPRTEDPAAIRAEVLAGARGAGTAARIEEVGDRRAAIDAAVALAEPGDVVALLGKGHERGQEVGGEVLPFDDRTELADALRARFGDLAGHR
- a CDS encoding MurT ligase domain-containing protein: MPLRAKVASSVSRTAAALSRAAGRGDGSVIGGWIGLKIDPDLLAHLSAGRAIALISGTNGKTTTTRLAAAAVGVLGRVATNSFGANMPTGHTSALAKAGSTPYAVLEVDEHYLAQVLEATEPHVVALLNLSRDQLDRAKEVAMMAQLWRAALVKHPDVRVVANADDPMVVWAASPPPNHDHRIKPPHVTWFSAGQRWHDDSWVCPECGSTIQRSGEQWWCSGCPLRRPEPQWTVEDDGVVDPTGAWHKVKLQLPGKVNIGNAATALAVAAEFGVRPVDAVLQLGTVASVAGRYAQVERDGRNIRLLLAKNPASWLEAFDMADEAPTLLSINARDPDGLDTSWLFDVDFSPLRGRQVLITGDRAYDLAVRLDVNQVPFQHVRTFDEAVRTAPPGRLEVIANYTAFQDIRAELDRVN